A portion of the Platichthys flesus chromosome 7, fPlaFle2.1, whole genome shotgun sequence genome contains these proteins:
- the kcnc4 gene encoding potassium voltage-gated channel subfamily C member 4, whose protein sequence is MISSVCVSSYRGRKSGNKPPSKTCLKEEMTRGEDSDKIIINVGGTRHETYKSTLRTLPGTRLAWLADPETQPGSEALAAAPPTSTELFFDRHPGIFAYVLNYYRTGKLHCPADVCGPLFEEELAFWGIDETDVEPCCWMTYRQHRDAEEALEIFEPPEPEDTDDDREVSRRFGIEDCPDRSRGCCEVWQPKIWALFDDPYSSRAARGVAFASLFFILVSITTFCLETHEAFNELQNRTEQVVVGNVTHSVERREMVTKPILTVVEGVCVVWFTFEFLVRIVCCPGKVVFIRNSLNIIDFVAILPFYLEMGLSGLSSKAASDVLGFLRVVRFVRILRIFKLTRHFVGLRVLGHTLRASVNEFLLLIIFLALGVLIFATMIYYAERIGAKPDDPTGSNHTHFKNIPISFWWAVVTMTTLGYGDMYPQTWLGMMVGALCALAGVLTIAMPVPVIVNNFGMYYSLAMAKQKLPKKKKKHNPNPDAPTDSASFGKSETNSHRDSTQSDTCPLAAEESVSRNRSGSKQNGDANVALSEEEGCSLTQPLSPSEKWSLRCTRGTKNKKEATCFLLTSGDPPVRTDLCKDMLAATGNYAQPEVTTLT, encoded by the exons ATGATCAGCTCCGTGTGTGTTTCGTCTTACCGGGGGCGCAAGTCGGGCAACAAACCGCCGTCGAAAACATGTCTGAAGGAGGAGATGACCAGGGGGGAAGACTCGGACAAAATTATCATCAACGTGGGCGGCACTCGGCATGAGACCTACAAGAGCACCCTGAGGACGCTGCCGGGGACCCGCCTGGCGTGGCTGGCGGACCCGGAGACGCAGCCCGGCTCCGAAGCTCTGGCCGCTGCGCCCCCGACCTCTACCGAGCTCTTCTTCGACAGACACCCGGGCATCTTCGCCTACGTGCTCAACTACTACCGGACTGGCAAGCTGCACTGCCCGGCGGACGTCTGCGGGCCCCTGTTCGAGGAGGAACTCGCGTTTTGGGGGATCGACGAGACGGACGTGGAGCCGTGCTGCTGGATGACCTACCGGCAGCACCGGGACGCAGAGGAAGCCCTGGAGATATTCGAGCCGCCGGAACCCGAGGACACCGATGACGACAGGGAGGTTTCGAGGAGGTTCGGCATCGAGGATTGTCCCGACAGGTCGAGGGGCTGCTGCGAAGTTTGGCAGCCGAAGATCTGGGCCCTGTTTGACGACCCCTACTCGTCCAGAGCAGCCAGG GGAGTTGCATTtgcctctctcttcttcatcctggtGTCCATCACCACGTTCTGCCTGGAGACCCACGAGGCCTTCAATGAACTTCAGAACCGCACGGAGCAGGTTGTCGTGGGCAACGTCACACAcagcgtggagaggagggagatggtGACCAAGCCCATCCTCACCGTGGTGGAGGGCGTCTGTGTGGTCTGGTTCACGTTTGAATTCCTGGTGCGTATCGTCTGCTGCCCGGGCAAGGTGGTCTTCATCAGGAACTCACTCAACATCATTGACTTTGTGGCCATTCTGCCCTTCTACCTGGAGATGGGCCTGAGTGGTCTGTCGTCCAAAGCTGCCAGTGACGTGCTGGGATTCCTCCGAGTGGTGCGGTTTGTTCGGATCCTCCGGATCTTCAAACTGACGCGACACTTTGTCGGCCTGCGCGTGCTGGGACACACGCTGAGGGCCAGTGTCAATGAATTCCTCCTGCTCATCATCTTCTTGGCACTGGGTGTTCTCATCTTCGCCACCATGATTTACTACGCTGAGCGCATCGGGGCCAAGCCCGACGACCCCACAGgctccaaccacacacacttcaagAACATCCCCATCAGCTTCTGGTGGGCAGTGGTGACCATGACGACGCTGGGCTACGGAGACATGTACCCACAGACGTGGTTGGGCATGATGGTGGGGGCCCTATGCGCACTTGCTGGGGTCCTGACTATTGCCATGCCGGTCCCCGTCATCGTCAATAACTTTGGGATGTACTATTCGCTGGCTATGGCCAAACAGAAACTgccgaagaagaagaagaagcacaaCCCGAACCCAGACGCTCCGACTGACTCAGCCTCGTTTGGGAAGTCggaaacaaactcacacagagacagcaCGCAGAGTGACACGTGTCCGCTGGCGGCTGAGGAGAGTGTCAGCAGGAATCGTTCAG GTTCCAAACAGAACGGTGATGCAAATGTGGCTCTTTCAGAGGAGGAGGGCTGCAGCCTGACCCAACCGCTGTCCCCCAGTGAGAAGTGGTCCCTGCGGTGCACCCGAGGGACCAAGAATAAGAAAGAGGCCACCTGCTTCCTCCTGACATCAGGAGACCCACCTGTCCGTACTG ACCTCTGTAAAGACATGCTCGCTGCCACTGGAAACTACGCTCAGCCCGAGGTCACCACTCTGACCTGA